TCAGCGGGATCGGCCCCTCGACGCTGTCGTTGTACAGCGAGACGTTGCCGCCGACCACGGGCGTGTCGAGGGCGGCGCAGGCGTCGGCGAGCCCGTCGACGATCCCCTTGAACCCGCCGTACACGTCGGACTTCTCCGGGTTGCCGCCGTTGAGGCAGTCGACCGCCGCGAGCGGCACCGCGCCCTTCGCGGCGAGGTTGGTCGCGTTCTCTAAAGCGACGGCGCGGGCGCCCTCGTACGGGGCCGCCTCGGTCCAGTTCGGGTTCGCGCCGGATGAGAGCGCGAGGCCGACGCCCTGTTCGGCGGGCGGGAGTGCGGCGTCGTCGCCGTCGACCGCGGTCTCCCGGATCGCCATGATCGCCGCGTCGTCGCCGGGTTTCACGGCGGTCCGGGCGCCGACCTCGTGGTCGTACTGCCGGTACACCCAGCGCTTGCTCGCGGTGGACGGCGCGGAGACGACCGACTCGACCGCGTCGGCGAGGGCGGGCTCGGGGTCGGGCAGGTCGCGGGTCGGCTGCGCCGGCGCCTCGCTCGGGAGGTCGTTCATCGGCGCGCCGTCGGCGAGGTACTCGGCGTCGACGTCGACGACGGTCTCGCTATCGCCGTCGCCCGCGAACTCGCAGACGTAGTTCCCGTCGGTCACCTCGCCGATGACCGAGCAGCCGAGGTCGAACCGGTCGGCGAGCTCGCGCACGCGGTCGACGTCGCCGGGGGCGACCTCGTAACACATCCGCTCCTGGCTCTCGGCGAGCAGGATCTCGGTCGCGTTCATGTTCGGCTCGCGCTGGTGGACGCTGTCGAGGTCGATGCGGGCGCCGAGCCCGCCCTTCGCGACGAGCTCGGAGGAGGCGCCGCCGAGACCGGCCGCGCCGAGGTCGCGGGCGGAGAGGACGAGATCCTCGTCGACCAGGGCCTCGTTGCACTCGATCAGCCGCTTCTCGGCGTAGGGGTCGCCGACCTGCACCGCGGGGCGGTCCTCCGTCTCGGCGTCCTCCGCGAGGTCCTCCGAGGCGAACGACGCGCCGCCGAGCCCGTCGCGGCCGGTGCCGTTGCCGACGAGGACCAGCTTGTTGCCGGGTTCCTGAGCCGTCGCGGTCACGAGCCGGTCTTCGTTCGTGAGCCCGACGCAGGCGACGTTGACGAGCGGGTTCCCCTCGTAGCCGCCGTGGAAGGCGACGCTGCCGCCGACGGTGGGGACGCCGATGCAGTTGCCGTAGTGGGAGATCCCCTCCACGACGCCCTCGAAGAGGTACCGGGAGCGCTCGCGGTCGAAGCCGCCGAAGTACAGCGAGTCGAGTAAGGCGATCGGGTACGCGCCCATCGACATGGTGTCGCGGACGATGCCGCCGACCCCCGTGGCGGCCCCGTCGAACGGGTCGACGAAGGAGGGGTGGTTGTGGCTCTCGACGCCGAAGGTGACGTACTGGTCGCCGTAGTCGTCGGCGGCGCGCTCGGCCGCCGGGGCGTCCGCGGCGTCCGGCTCGGGCAGCGCGAGGACGGCCGCGTCGTCGCCGGGCCCGACGACGACCTGGTCGCCCTCGCTCTCGAACGCCGACAGCAGGGGCCGCGAGGAGCGGTACGCGCAGTGCTCGCTCCAGAGGTTCTCGAACAGCGCGGCCTCGGCCGTCGTCGGCTCCCGACCGAGCTCGGCCACCACGAGCTCGCGGTCCGGTTCGGAGAGACTCATTCACTTATGTGGTTACCGAGGCCGTTCTAATGCTTTTCTATGTGCACGTTCGTGCAGTCCCGATCGGCTTCTGTGACGACGCGGTTCGCTGATGATGCGCGGTGGCGCGTGCCGCCGAGCGTTCGCAGGACGCGAGGCGCACGCGTGAGGGAGTCGGTCACTCGGAGCGAAGCGGAGAGTGACCGACGAGGCTGGGGAGGCGTGAGGCCGCGGTGCGGTTGCGGGCGGACGGGACTCAAAGGGGCAGCCGCGAGGCGGGAGCAGACGACGCAAGCACCGAACGAGGGAGCGTAAGCGACCGAGTGAGGAGCGCAGCGAGCTGTGCTCCCGCCTCGCGGCTGGGGCTTTGGAGGTGTAGACCGACGGTCCGGAATCAACCGCGTCTAGCCGAGCGGCTGGGACTTTAGAGGCGTTCACCGACGACCCGGTCTCGACATTTTATAAACGAGCGCGCGAGACTTCGGTGAGAATTACCTCCGCTCCGACGGTGTCCACTTATAACCCGACGACCGCGACGCCGTAGATCAGTACCGCGCCGACGACGCCGACCGCCAGCGACTTCGCGTTCAGCCGGACCGCGCGCTTCCGGTCGGCCGCCAGCGCCGCCTCGTCGAGGACCTGGTTGGTGCCGTCGCCGACGTCGAAGACGCCGATGCCGGCGAAGCCGACGCAGAACCGCTCGCTGTACTGGAAGTAGCCCATCGCGGCGCCGTACAGCGGGAACACCGCGGCGAGCAGCGCCCAGCGCGGCCAGCCGACCGCGACGACGGCGGCGACGAGGGCGACCGCGAGGAGGAACGAGGCGACCCCGAGGGCGAGCCGCCGTCGCTGTTGGGCCGGTCCGATGTTACAGACGCCGGGTTGATACTCCATGCGATCGGATGGGCGCGCGGCGAGGAAAACGCACCGGAACCGGACCGCGTCGACACCGGAACCGGACCGCGTCGACGCCGGAACCGCACCGAGACCGAGCGGCCGACCGCGACGACCCATTTATTACCGAACGGCTGAAATGAGTTTGCGAGTGAAGTCATGACGGAACGGGCACCCCGCGACAGGGAGATACGGCGGTACGAGACGATGCTCGACTCGCTGGACGACGCCGTGTACGCCGTGCGTCCCGACGGGACTATCGCGTACGTCAACGAGCGCTACGCGGAGATGAAGGGGGTGAGCCGCGAGGAGCTGCTCGGGACGGAAATCTACGATTGGGTCACCGAGGAGACGGCGGAGAAGGCCACACGGGTACGGCGCGAGATGGAGGCGGGCGACCGCGACGCCGGCGCCGTCGAGTACGAGTTCCTCACGGCGGACGGGGAGCGGTTCCCGGTGGAGATGCGGTTCAACCGAGTGACGAGCGAGGGGGGCGACGAGCTGGACCGCGTCGGCGTCATCCGGGACGTCCGCGAGCGGAAGGAGCGGGAAGAGTCGCTCCGGGAGAAGAACGAGCGGCTGGAGGAGTTCGCCAGTATCGTGAGCCACGACCTCCGGAACCCGCTCTCCGTCGCGCGCGGCCGACTGGATCTCGCCCGCGAGGAGTGCGACTCCGAGCACCTCGACCACGTCGCCCGGGCCCACGAGCGCATGGACTCCCTCATCGACGACCTCCTGACGCTCGCCCGCGACGGCGAGGGCGTCGAGGGGACGGAGCGGGTCCCCCTCCGCGAGCTCGCCGAGGCGTGCTGGGAGGGGGTCGAGACCGCCGACGCGACGCTCCGCGTCGAGACCGACAGCGCGGTGCGCGCCGACCGGAGCCGGCTCAGACAGGTGTTCGAGAACCTCGTCCGAAACGCGGTCGAGCACGCGGGCGACGACGCCACCGTCACGGTCGGCGACCTCGACGGCGGCTTCTACGTGTCCGACGACGGCCCGGGGATCCCCGAGGCCGACCGCGAGGCGGTGTTCGAGGCGGGGTTCACCACGAACGACGGCGGGACCGGCTTCGGGCTGGAGATCGTCGAGGCCGTCGCGGCGGCCCACGGCTGGGACGTGCGCGTCACCGACGGCGCCGACGGCGGCGCGCGCTTCGAGTTCACCGGCGTCGACGTGCTCGACTGAGCGGGCCCCGAGGCGGGAGAATCCGACCCCCGAGGGTTCCGCGGTGGCAACCCTCAAATGGGCGCCCGA
Above is a window of Halorubrum depositum DNA encoding:
- the purL gene encoding phosphoribosylformylglycinamidine synthase subunit PurL, producing the protein MSLSEPDRELVVAELGREPTTAEAALFENLWSEHCAYRSSRPLLSAFESEGDQVVVGPGDDAAVLALPEPDAADAPAAERAADDYGDQYVTFGVESHNHPSFVDPFDGAATGVGGIVRDTMSMGAYPIALLDSLYFGGFDRERSRYLFEGVVEGISHYGNCIGVPTVGGSVAFHGGYEGNPLVNVACVGLTNEDRLVTATAQEPGNKLVLVGNGTGRDGLGGASFASEDLAEDAETEDRPAVQVGDPYAEKRLIECNEALVDEDLVLSARDLGAAGLGGASSELVAKGGLGARIDLDSVHQREPNMNATEILLAESQERMCYEVAPGDVDRVRELADRFDLGCSVIGEVTDGNYVCEFAGDGDSETVVDVDAEYLADGAPMNDLPSEAPAQPTRDLPDPEPALADAVESVVSAPSTASKRWVYRQYDHEVGARTAVKPGDDAAIMAIRETAVDGDDAALPPAEQGVGLALSSGANPNWTEAAPYEGARAVALENATNLAAKGAVPLAAVDCLNGGNPEKSDVYGGFKGIVDGLADACAALDTPVVGGNVSLYNDSVEGPIPLTPTLALIGTKRGYDAPPAALDAERAGDSELLLVGAGGDALGGSEYLAQAGGTDRFPELPDADSGPDSPALADLVASLAAVARHESTLATHDVSDGGLAVALAELVTDAAGADVTLPDRVAAFDETPGRLVVQTTDPEAVADLADDLPVLRLGDVTTDGTLSLSVGDESTSLDADAVRELRGVIERELA
- a CDS encoding two-component system sensor histidine kinase NtrB; protein product: MTERAPRDREIRRYETMLDSLDDAVYAVRPDGTIAYVNERYAEMKGVSREELLGTEIYDWVTEETAEKATRVRREMEAGDRDAGAVEYEFLTADGERFPVEMRFNRVTSEGGDELDRVGVIRDVRERKEREESLREKNERLEEFASIVSHDLRNPLSVARGRLDLAREECDSEHLDHVARAHERMDSLIDDLLTLARDGEGVEGTERVPLRELAEACWEGVETADATLRVETDSAVRADRSRLRQVFENLVRNAVEHAGDDATVTVGDLDGGFYVSDDGPGIPEADREAVFEAGFTTNDGGTGFGLEIVEAVAAAHGWDVRVTDGADGGARFEFTGVDVLD